One segment of Bradyrhizobium sp. CB2312 DNA contains the following:
- a CDS encoding K(+)-transporting ATPase subunit C — MLREIRPAIVLLLVLTAITGLAYPLAMTAIAGAIFPAQANGSLIEKDGKVIGSALIGQEFKDDKYFHGRPSATLAPDPNDSTKTVSAPYNAANSGGSNLGPTSKALADRLKEDVDKLKAENPNAAVPVDLVTTSASGLDPDISPEAAQFQVPRVAKARNMPEDAVKQLVASNVQGRWLGLLGEPRVNVLALNLALDRASAK; from the coding sequence ATGCTCAGAGAAATCCGCCCCGCCATCGTCCTTCTGCTGGTGCTCACCGCCATCACGGGCCTGGCCTATCCGCTCGCGATGACCGCCATTGCCGGCGCGATCTTCCCCGCGCAGGCGAACGGAAGCCTGATCGAGAAGGACGGCAAGGTGATCGGCTCCGCCCTGATCGGGCAGGAGTTCAAGGACGACAAATATTTCCACGGCCGTCCCTCGGCGACGCTGGCGCCGGACCCCAATGATTCGACCAAGACGGTCTCCGCGCCCTACAACGCCGCCAACTCCGGCGGCTCCAATCTCGGCCCGACCAGCAAGGCGCTGGCCGACCGGCTGAAGGAGGATGTCGACAAGCTCAAGGCGGAAAACCCGAACGCCGCCGTGCCGGTCGATCTGGTCACCACCTCGGCCAGCGGCCTCGACCCGGACATCTCGCCGGAGGCCGCGCAATTCCAGGTGCCGCGCGTCGCCAAGGCGCGGAATATGCCGGAAGACGCGGTGAAGCAGCTCGTGGCCTCAAACGTTCAAGGCCGCTGGCTCGGCCTGCTCGGCGAACCCCGGGTTAACGTTCTCGCGCTGAACCTCGCGCTCGATCGCGCGTCGGCGAAGTAG
- a CDS encoding sensor histidine kinase KdpD, with protein MVQQRRDPEQRPSPEALLEAARREESASGKLKIFVGAAPGVGKTYEMLQSAHARRKAGIDVVVGFVETHGRAETEALVRGLEVVPRKRLDYRGQTVEEMDLDAVIARRPQIALVDELAHTNAAGSRHPKRYLDVEELLSHGIDVYTAVNIQHIESLNDVVAQITHVRVRETVPDSIFDRADAIELIDLTPDDLIQRLKEGKVYVPKQAERALEHYFSPGNLTALRELALRRTAERVDEQLLNHMQANAIAGPWAAGERILVCVSEDPRAAGLVRYTKRLADRLHAPFTAVSIETRRSLQLSDEERDRLADTLRLAESLGGEALTIPAVGRRIADDVISFAQANNVTQIVIGKSTRSRWFEITRGSVVHDLVRRAGNISVHVIPGDELASEPAPQTAVQTAARSEPFDARPYLKALGITALGLAAAVLIKPYFGVENVDLMFLTAVVAVAVRYGLWPSLLASVAASLAYNFFFLPPVYTFTITDPTNVAAFFFFMLIAFVVSNVAGRVRTQADTAIGRIRTTEQLYAFSRKLAGTATLDDVLWATAYQIALMLKVRVVLLLPEDGLLTVKSGYPPEDQLDQADLAAANWAWSNDRPAGRGSDTLPGAKRLFLPMRTGRGPIGVIGIDNDRTGPLLTPDQRRLLDALVDQGALAIERVLLVEDMDRVRRTVESERLRSALLTSISHDLKTPLASVLGAASTMRDLAGALSDSEKRDLLATVIDESERLNRFIANLLDMTKLESGAIVPNTALHDLGEIVGSALRRASKILTAHKVELVLAADLPMLQLDAVLFEQVLFNLLDNAAKYSPPETTISIKSRRERDQVVLEVADEGGGIPPGELESVFDKFYRVQKGDHVRPGTGLGLAISRGFVEAMRGTISAANRSDRTGAVLIIRLPIPAQTPALDTAA; from the coding sequence ATGGTTCAACAGCGCCGCGATCCCGAACAACGTCCATCGCCCGAGGCGCTGCTGGAGGCAGCGCGGCGGGAGGAGAGCGCGAGCGGCAAGCTGAAGATCTTCGTCGGCGCCGCTCCCGGCGTCGGCAAGACCTACGAGATGCTGCAGAGCGCCCATGCCCGGCGCAAGGCCGGCATCGACGTCGTGGTCGGCTTCGTCGAGACCCATGGCCGCGCCGAGACCGAGGCGCTGGTGCGCGGCCTCGAAGTGGTCCCGCGCAAGCGGCTCGACTATCGCGGCCAGACGGTCGAGGAGATGGACCTCGACGCCGTGATCGCGCGCCGGCCGCAGATCGCGCTGGTCGACGAGCTCGCCCACACCAACGCCGCCGGCAGCCGCCATCCCAAGCGCTATCTTGACGTCGAGGAGCTGCTGTCGCACGGCATCGACGTCTACACCGCCGTCAACATCCAGCACATCGAGAGCCTGAACGACGTCGTCGCCCAGATCACCCATGTCCGGGTGCGCGAGACCGTGCCGGATTCGATCTTCGACCGTGCCGATGCGATCGAACTGATCGACCTCACGCCGGACGATCTGATCCAGCGGCTGAAGGAGGGCAAGGTCTACGTGCCCAAGCAGGCCGAGCGGGCGCTGGAGCACTATTTCTCGCCCGGCAACCTGACCGCGCTCCGCGAGCTTGCGCTCCGGCGCACGGCCGAGCGGGTCGACGAGCAGCTGCTCAACCACATGCAGGCCAATGCCATCGCCGGCCCCTGGGCTGCGGGCGAGCGCATCCTCGTCTGCGTCAGCGAGGATCCGCGCGCGGCCGGCCTCGTCCGCTACACCAAGCGGCTGGCCGACCGGCTGCACGCGCCGTTCACCGCGGTCTCGATCGAGACCCGGCGATCCCTGCAATTGTCCGACGAGGAGCGCGATCGGCTCGCCGATACGCTGCGGCTGGCGGAATCGCTCGGGGGCGAGGCGCTGACCATTCCCGCCGTCGGCCGCCGCATCGCCGACGACGTCATTAGTTTCGCCCAAGCCAACAACGTTACCCAGATCGTGATCGGCAAATCCACGCGCTCGCGCTGGTTCGAGATCACGCGCGGCTCCGTCGTGCATGATCTGGTGCGCCGGGCCGGCAATATCAGCGTTCACGTCATCCCCGGCGACGAGCTCGCGAGCGAGCCGGCACCGCAGACCGCGGTGCAGACCGCGGCGCGGTCGGAGCCGTTCGATGCACGGCCCTATCTGAAGGCGCTCGGGATCACCGCGCTTGGCCTTGCCGCAGCGGTGCTCATCAAGCCGTATTTCGGTGTCGAGAACGTCGACCTGATGTTCCTCACCGCGGTTGTGGCCGTTGCCGTGCGCTACGGGCTGTGGCCCTCGTTGCTTGCGAGCGTCGCGGCGTCGCTGGCCTACAACTTCTTTTTCCTGCCGCCGGTCTACACCTTCACCATCACCGATCCGACCAATGTCGCGGCGTTCTTCTTCTTCATGCTGATTGCGTTCGTCGTCTCGAACGTTGCGGGACGCGTGCGTACGCAGGCCGACACTGCGATCGGCCGCATCAGGACCACCGAGCAGCTCTATGCGTTCAGCCGCAAGCTCGCCGGCACGGCCACGCTCGACGACGTGCTGTGGGCGACGGCCTACCAGATCGCGCTGATGCTGAAGGTGCGCGTCGTGCTGCTGCTGCCGGAGGACGGCCTGCTCACGGTGAAATCAGGCTATCCGCCGGAGGACCAGCTCGACCAGGCCGACCTCGCCGCCGCCAACTGGGCCTGGAGCAATGACCGTCCCGCAGGCCGCGGCTCGGATACCTTGCCGGGCGCCAAGCGGCTGTTCCTGCCGATGCGCACCGGGCGCGGCCCGATCGGCGTCATTGGCATCGACAACGACCGTACCGGTCCGCTGCTGACGCCGGACCAGCGCCGGCTGCTCGATGCGCTGGTCGACCAGGGCGCGCTGGCGATCGAGCGCGTGCTGCTGGTCGAGGACATGGATCGCGTCCGGCGCACCGTCGAATCCGAGCGGCTGCGCTCCGCGCTGCTCACCTCGATCTCGCACGACCTCAAGACGCCGCTCGCCTCCGTGCTCGGCGCGGCCTCCACCATGCGCGATCTCGCCGGCGCGCTGTCCGACAGCGAGAAGCGCGACCTGCTCGCCACCGTGATCGACGAATCCGAGCGGCTCAACCGCTTCATCGCCAACCTGCTCGACATGACCAAGCTCGAATCCGGCGCCATCGTGCCGAACACGGCGCTGCACGATCTCGGCGAGATCGTCGGCAGCGCGCTCAGGCGCGCGAGCAAGATTCTCACGGCGCACAAGGTCGAGCTGGTGCTGGCCGCCGACCTGCCGATGCTCCAGCTGGATGCCGTGCTGTTCGAGCAGGTGCTGTTCAATCTGCTCGACAATGCGGCCAAATATTCGCCGCCGGAGACCACGATCTCGATCAAGAGCCGGCGCGAGCGTGATCAAGTGGTGCTGGAAGTCGCTGACGAGGGCGGCGGCATCCCGCCCGGCGAGCTCGAGAGCGTGTTCGACAAGTTCTACCGCGTGCAGAAGGGCGACCATGTCCGGCCCGGCACCGGGCTCGGCCTTGCCATCTCCCGCGGCTTCGTCGAGGCGATGCGCGGCACGATCTCGGCCGCCAACCGCAGCGACCGCACCGGCGCCGTGCTCATCATCCGCCTGCCCATCCCGGCACAGACCCCCGCATTGGATACCGCCGCATGA
- a CDS encoding response regulator transcription factor: MSAAPIKVLVIDDEPPIRKLLRMGLATQGYDILEATNGKMALEKLTEEPALIILDLGLPDIQGHELLRTIRARNEAVPIVVLSSRGDEAGKVQALDLGADDYLTKPFGMDELLARLRAALRHQLQVQGERPIFRTGDLSVDLVRRIVKVGERDVKLSPKEYDLLRVLVQHAGKVLTHRFLLKELWDELTDAQYLRVYVRQLRQKIEADPERPHYVLTETGIGYRLKAGD; the protein is encoded by the coding sequence ATGAGTGCCGCCCCGATCAAGGTCCTGGTCATCGACGACGAGCCGCCGATCCGCAAATTGTTGCGGATGGGGCTCGCGACGCAGGGCTACGACATCCTGGAAGCCACCAACGGCAAGATGGCGCTGGAGAAGCTCACGGAGGAGCCGGCGCTGATCATCCTCGATCTCGGTCTGCCCGACATCCAGGGCCACGAGCTCTTGCGCACCATCCGCGCCCGCAACGAGGCCGTGCCGATCGTGGTGCTGTCGAGCCGCGGCGACGAGGCCGGCAAGGTGCAGGCGCTCGACCTCGGCGCCGACGATTACCTCACCAAACCGTTCGGCATGGACGAGCTGCTGGCGCGCCTGCGCGCCGCGCTGCGTCACCAGCTCCAGGTGCAGGGCGAGCGCCCGATCTTCCGCACCGGCGATCTCTCCGTCGATCTCGTTCGCCGCATCGTCAAGGTCGGCGAGCGCGACGTGAAGCTGTCGCCGAAGGAATATGATCTCCTGCGCGTGCTGGTGCAGCACGCCGGCAAGGTGCTGACCCATCGTTTCCTGCTCAAGGAGCTCTGGGACGAGCTGACCGATGCGCAATATCTGCGCGTCTATGTCCGCCAGCTCCGCCAGAAGATCGAAGCCGATCCGGAGCGCCCGCACTATGTGCTGACCGAGACGGGCATCGGGTACCGGCTGAAGGCGGGGGATTGA
- a CDS encoding Ku protein yields MAPRAYWKGTLKLSLVSCPVVLYPATTAAEKTRFHLINRETGNRLKQQMVDTETGDVVESDQKGRGYELRKGKYVEIEPEELEAVQIESNHTIDIESFVPSEEIDQRYLNHPYYIAPDGKAAADAFAVIRDAMKDQDRVALAKIVLTNREHIIAIEPLGKGLLGTTLRFPYELRDEGEFFGDIKSPKITRDMVELAGHILHSKAAHFDPSKFKDEYETALKALVKRKASGKKIELPEPEERPGNVVSLMDALKQSLKGRGGKKTAAKSHARRATGRQRSARKTHRTTARHRKAG; encoded by the coding sequence ATGGCCCCGCGCGCCTATTGGAAGGGAACGTTGAAGCTGTCGCTGGTCAGCTGCCCGGTCGTGCTCTACCCGGCGACGACGGCGGCCGAGAAGACGCGGTTTCACCTGATCAACCGCGAGACCGGCAACCGGCTCAAGCAGCAGATGGTGGATACCGAGACCGGCGACGTGGTCGAGAGCGACCAGAAGGGTCGCGGCTATGAGCTGCGCAAGGGCAAATATGTCGAGATCGAACCGGAGGAGCTCGAAGCCGTCCAGATCGAGAGCAACCACACCATCGACATCGAAAGCTTCGTGCCGAGCGAGGAGATCGACCAGCGCTATCTCAACCACCCCTATTACATCGCGCCCGACGGCAAGGCGGCGGCCGACGCCTTTGCCGTGATCCGCGACGCCATGAAGGACCAGGATCGCGTGGCGCTCGCCAAGATCGTGCTGACCAACCGCGAGCACATCATCGCGATCGAACCGCTCGGGAAGGGCCTGCTCGGCACCACGCTGCGCTTCCCCTACGAGCTGCGCGACGAGGGCGAGTTCTTTGGCGACATCAAGAGCCCGAAGATCACCAGGGACATGGTCGAGCTCGCCGGGCACATCCTGCACAGCAAGGCGGCGCATTTCGATCCCAGCAAGTTCAAGGACGAGTACGAGACCGCGCTGAAGGCACTGGTCAAGCGCAAGGCAAGCGGCAAGAAGATCGAGCTGCCGGAGCCCGAGGAGCGCCCGGGCAACGTCGTCAGCCTGATGGATGCGCTGAAACAGAGCCTGAAAGGACGCGGCGGCAAGAAGACGGCGGCGAAGTCGCACGCGCGGCGGGCGACCGGGCGGCAGCGCAGCGCGCGGAAGACCCATCGGACGACGGCGCGGCACCGCAAGGCGGGGTAG